Proteins co-encoded in one Thermochromatium tepidum ATCC 43061 genomic window:
- the rpsE gene encoding 30S ribosomal protein S5: MANSNPKAEDDELLEKLVAVNRVAKVVKGGRQFGFAALTVVGDGKGRVGFGRGKAREVPIAIQKAMESARKNMIEVKLNGSTLQYPLQGKHGAAKVFMQPASEGTGIIAGGAMRAVFEVLGVQNVLAKCIGTNNPTNVVRATVNGLRTMSDPATVAAKRGKRIEEILG, encoded by the coding sequence ATGGCAAACTCCAATCCAAAAGCAGAAGATGATGAGCTCCTCGAAAAGCTGGTGGCGGTCAATCGTGTGGCCAAGGTGGTCAAGGGTGGTCGTCAGTTCGGCTTTGCGGCCCTGACTGTGGTCGGAGATGGCAAGGGCCGGGTCGGCTTCGGTCGCGGCAAGGCGCGTGAGGTGCCGATCGCGATTCAGAAGGCGATGGAAAGCGCCCGCAAGAATATGATCGAGGTCAAGCTCAATGGCTCGACCCTGCAATATCCCTTGCAGGGCAAACACGGCGCAGCCAAGGTTTTCATGCAGCCGGCCTCCGAGGGTACTGGTATCATCGCCGGTGGTGCCATGCGTGCCGTGTTCGAGGTGCTTGGTGTGCAGAACGTGCTTGCCAAGTGCATTGGCACCAACAACCCGACCAACGTCGTGCGCGCCACTGTCAATGGTCTGCGCACCATGAGCGATCCAGCGACCGTGGCCGCCAAGCGCGGCAAGCGTATCGAAGAGATCCTGGGGTAA
- the rplR gene encoding 50S ribosomal protein L18, whose amino-acid sequence MDKKQARLRRATRARAKMRELGVYRLCVHRTPRHTYAQIIAPGKGGDRVLASASTVEKALAAQITGNKANIAAAVVIGKAIAERALAVGVETVAFDRSGFRYHGRLKALADAAREGGLKF is encoded by the coding sequence ATGGACAAGAAACAGGCTCGCCTGCGTCGTGCGACGCGGGCCCGTGCCAAGATGCGTGAGCTTGGCGTCTATCGGCTGTGCGTACATCGCACACCGCGCCATACCTATGCCCAGATCATCGCGCCCGGCAAAGGCGGCGACCGCGTGCTCGCCAGTGCCTCGACCGTCGAGAAGGCCCTGGCCGCGCAAATCACAGGCAACAAGGCCAACATCGCCGCCGCTGTGGTTATTGGCAAGGCGATCGCCGAGCGCGCCCTGGCCGTTGGTGTCGAGACGGTCGCTTTCGACCGATCTGGCTTCCGTTATCACGGTCGTCTCAAGGCGCTCGCGGATGCGGCGCGTGAAGGCGGACTGAAATTTTAA
- the rplF gene encoding 50S ribosomal protein L6, whose product MSRVAKAPIKLPKGVTVEIKGQDVTVKGPKGTLGWRVHPAVRVCEENGEIRVAPAEGQTEAWALAGTTRALLNNMVTGCGSGFTRKLTLVGVGYRAQAKGDVLDLSLGFSHPVIYPVPKGITIETPSQTEILVSGADKQQVGQVASEIRAFRPPEPYKGKGVRYADENVLRKEAKKK is encoded by the coding sequence ATGTCACGTGTTGCAAAGGCACCGATCAAGCTCCCCAAGGGCGTCACGGTCGAGATCAAGGGCCAGGATGTCACTGTTAAGGGTCCGAAGGGTACCCTGGGCTGGCGTGTCCATCCAGCCGTGCGTGTCTGCGAGGAGAACGGCGAGATCCGGGTCGCACCCGCTGAGGGCCAGACCGAGGCCTGGGCCCTGGCTGGTACCACCCGTGCGTTGCTCAACAATATGGTCACCGGCTGTGGCAGCGGTTTTACGCGCAAGCTGACCCTGGTCGGCGTCGGTTATCGCGCCCAGGCCAAGGGCGACGTACTCGACCTCAGTCTGGGTTTCTCGCATCCGGTCATCTATCCGGTGCCGAAGGGCATCACGATCGAGACTCCAAGCCAGACCGAGATCCTGGTGTCGGGTGCTGACAAGCAGCAGGTCGGTCAGGTCGCCTCCGAGATCCGGGCCTTCCGCCCACCGGAGCCGTACAAAGGCAAAGGAGTTCGTTACGCGGACGAGAATGTCCTGCGTAAGGAAGCTAAGAAGAAATAA